A single region of the Gemmata palustris genome encodes:
- a CDS encoding alpha/beta hydrolase, with protein MIRFTLLVAGALVVLPSAPARGDDDIKDVSSQDLKAGKDEKKRYFLIGPPKDAKAPKNGYGLVVILPGGPGSADFHPFVKRIYKNAVPEGYLAAQPVAVKWTDKQEIVWPTEGNKKDVEGAKFTTEEFVAAVIEDVAARHKIDPQKVLTLSWSSSGPAAYSVALTNSKVTGSLVAMSVFKPDQLPDLKAAKGKPFYLYHSPDDRVCPYRMAEQAEKDLTKAGAKVKLVDYEGGHGWRGPLYDDIRAGIEWLEKNAAAPGK; from the coding sequence ATGATCCGCTTTACGCTACTCGTGGCCGGTGCGCTGGTCGTCCTCCCATCGGCCCCGGCGAGGGGGGATGACGACATCAAGGACGTCTCGTCGCAAGACCTGAAAGCCGGTAAGGACGAGAAAAAGAGGTACTTCCTCATCGGCCCGCCGAAGGACGCGAAGGCCCCGAAGAACGGGTACGGGCTCGTCGTGATCCTGCCCGGCGGCCCCGGGTCCGCGGACTTCCACCCGTTCGTCAAGCGCATCTACAAGAACGCTGTTCCCGAGGGCTATTTGGCCGCCCAACCCGTTGCCGTGAAGTGGACCGACAAGCAAGAGATCGTCTGGCCCACGGAGGGGAACAAGAAGGACGTTGAGGGCGCAAAGTTCACGACCGAGGAGTTCGTCGCGGCGGTGATCGAGGACGTCGCGGCGCGGCACAAAATCGACCCGCAAAAAGTGCTCACGCTGTCGTGGTCGTCGAGCGGGCCGGCCGCGTACTCGGTCGCCCTGACCAATTCCAAAGTGACGGGTTCTTTGGTCGCGATGTCGGTGTTCAAGCCGGACCAGTTGCCGGACCTGAAGGCGGCGAAGGGGAAGCCGTTCTACCTGTACCACTCCCCCGACGACCGCGTGTGCCCGTATCGCATGGCCGAGCAAGCCGAAAAGGATTTGACGAAGGCCGGAGCCAAGGTGAAGCTCGTCGACTACGAGGGCGGGCACGGGTGGCGCGGGCCACTGTACGACGACATCCGGGCCGGGATCGAATGGCTGGAAAAGAACGCGGCAGCGCCGGGCAAGTAA
- a CDS encoding Gfo/Idh/MocA family protein, producing the protein MNSRRTFLKSSASGAAALTCANGAAFSAALPGPDKLTVALIGCGGMGTNHLTLLAKHKQLNIAYVCDVDDTRLRAAAKIATSAGHAVKAERDMRVVLADKAVGAVWMATPDHWHAPGAVLAADAGKHVYVEKPCSHNVREGRLLVDAAQRNKVHIQVGTQSRSTPTCAEAVKRLRDGAIGEVLVAKAWNSQLRRTLGKVKPSEPPKHLDYEAWQGPVPEAPFYANRVHSSWRFFRDYGAGDIGNDGVHDIDVGVWGMKFDALPNRVAALGGKFFFDDDQEWPDTQYVVCEYDAGNGGKKPRQFIFEQRIWSPYVQEDYENGCAFYGTKGLLIIGHGVGWKLFGERNKPLEEMKGRADLSAHHQNFIDACLKGEKLTAPAAVGHISAGICHLANISTRLRKTVELDPVKEVVTNSPDANALLRRAYRPNHWAVPKGV; encoded by the coding sequence ATGAACTCCCGCCGCACGTTCCTCAAATCCTCCGCTTCTGGAGCCGCCGCGCTAACGTGCGCTAACGGCGCGGCGTTCTCCGCGGCGCTGCCCGGTCCCGACAAACTCACTGTCGCGCTCATCGGCTGCGGCGGGATGGGCACGAACCACCTCACCCTGCTCGCGAAGCACAAGCAGTTAAACATCGCCTACGTGTGTGACGTGGACGACACCCGGTTGAGGGCCGCGGCCAAGATCGCCACCAGCGCGGGCCACGCGGTGAAGGCCGAGAGGGACATGCGCGTGGTCCTCGCGGATAAAGCCGTGGGCGCGGTCTGGATGGCGACGCCGGACCACTGGCACGCGCCCGGTGCGGTCCTCGCCGCCGACGCGGGCAAGCACGTGTACGTCGAGAAACCGTGCTCGCACAACGTCCGCGAGGGCCGGCTCCTCGTCGACGCGGCGCAGCGCAACAAGGTCCACATCCAAGTGGGGACGCAGTCGCGCAGCACCCCGACCTGCGCCGAAGCGGTGAAGCGCCTCCGCGACGGCGCGATCGGCGAGGTTCTGGTCGCGAAGGCGTGGAACAGCCAGTTGCGGCGCACCCTCGGCAAGGTGAAACCGAGCGAACCGCCCAAGCACCTCGACTACGAGGCGTGGCAGGGGCCGGTGCCGGAAGCGCCGTTTTACGCCAACCGCGTTCACAGTTCCTGGCGGTTCTTCCGGGACTACGGGGCCGGCGACATCGGGAACGACGGCGTCCACGACATTGATGTGGGCGTGTGGGGCATGAAGTTCGATGCGCTCCCGAACCGCGTCGCGGCGCTCGGCGGCAAGTTCTTCTTCGACGACGATCAGGAGTGGCCCGACACGCAGTACGTCGTGTGCGAGTACGACGCCGGGAACGGCGGGAAGAAGCCGCGCCAGTTCATCTTCGAGCAGCGCATCTGGTCGCCATACGTGCAAGAAGACTACGAAAACGGCTGCGCGTTCTACGGCACGAAGGGCCTGCTGATTATCGGCCACGGGGTCGGCTGGAAACTGTTCGGCGAGCGGAACAAGCCGCTCGAAGAGATGAAGGGCCGCGCCGATTTGTCGGCCCACCACCAGAACTTCATCGACGCCTGCTTGAAGGGCGAGAAGCTCACGGCCCCGGCCGCGGTCGGTCACATCTCCGCGGGCATCTGCCACCTCGCGAACATCAGCACGCGGCTCCGCAAAACGGTCGAACTCGATCCGGTGAAGGAAGTCGTCACCAACAGCCCGGACGCGAACGCGCTCCTCCGGCGCGCGTACCGCCCCAACCACTGGGCCGTACCGAAGGGCGTGTAA
- a CDS encoding flagellar hook-basal body protein yields MLYSAISSSSTGIQAASSFLDVTSNNVANSSTPGYKTAQITFQDLLYTGAPAGATTQGVTPPGGIQIGNGVVVDSITGRFTQGGLEQSTGRFDLAITGEGFFSVTLPNGTTAYTRAGDFNIDNAGKLVTPEGYLLAGGILIPPQTSSISVASDGTVTALDSNGGAQVVGQLTLTRFVNPGGLSRFGDNVFTATPASGTGVTDAPNANGLGTVSTGSLELSNVDVTSELVNLVIAQQAFQFNTQSLQIENQVLQATTDLIR; encoded by the coding sequence ATGCTCTACAGCGCCATATCGTCCAGCAGCACCGGAATTCAGGCCGCGTCCAGTTTCCTCGACGTGACCAGTAACAACGTCGCGAACTCGAGCACGCCCGGGTACAAGACGGCACAGATCACGTTCCAGGATCTCCTGTACACGGGTGCTCCGGCCGGGGCCACGACACAGGGAGTCACACCGCCCGGGGGCATCCAGATCGGGAACGGCGTCGTCGTCGACTCGATCACCGGGCGGTTCACCCAGGGCGGGTTGGAGCAATCCACGGGGCGCTTCGACCTCGCGATCACGGGCGAGGGGTTCTTCTCCGTGACGCTCCCGAACGGGACGACCGCCTACACGCGGGCGGGCGACTTCAACATCGACAACGCCGGCAAGCTGGTCACCCCGGAGGGGTACCTGTTGGCGGGCGGCATCTTGATCCCCCCGCAGACCAGTTCCATCTCCGTGGCGTCCGACGGCACCGTGACCGCGCTCGACTCGAACGGCGGCGCTCAGGTCGTCGGCCAGCTCACGCTCACGCGGTTCGTGAACCCGGGCGGGCTGTCGCGGTTCGGCGACAACGTGTTCACCGCGACCCCGGCGTCCGGGACCGGGGTGACCGACGCGCCGAACGCGAACGGACTGGGCACGGTGAGCACGGGGTCGCTGGAACTGTCGAACGTGGACGTCACGTCCGAACTGGTCAACCTGGTCATCGCGCAGCAAGCGTTCCAGTTCAACACGCAATCGCTCCAGATCGAGAACCAGGTGCTCCAGGCCACCACGGACCTCATCCGGTAG
- a CDS encoding N,N-dimethylformamidase beta subunit family domain-containing protein has product MNEPVSRRAALRTGTAVALGGALPLESAARAAQPPKRPLVEAYAMPQSYVAGEDVKVRLSCLGDSYWYKVYRHGATKEEVAGGLVENPQAHDVPKDASSHGCRWPVGLTVRTADWKTGYYSVAFGSTKGPAVDLASAFFVLRPKRPGRDADVLIQLATNTYNAYTNWNGYSLYAYHGKHKVQGRRVSFDRPQHSQFPQWEEPFVKWAERAGYALDYCTNLDLEFHPELLKKYKLVLSVGHDEYWSAPMRDTLEAYIGAGGNVAFFSGNTCCWQVRTEEEGRALACWKQSFGDDPVYKSGDHKALTSLWSHYLVNRPENQLTGVGFLWGGYHRSHGQFMDGSGAFTAHRPDHWLFAGTTLKKGDTFGAKLPEYKVVGYECDGCELVWKDGLPFPTCADGTPKNFEVLATAPARWHPDDCEWYEKWPKGRAGNAVIGTYTRGGTVMTVGTTDWSSGLRGNDANIVRITKNVLDKLGK; this is encoded by the coding sequence ATGAACGAACCCGTCTCCCGCCGCGCGGCACTCCGAACCGGGACCGCGGTCGCGCTCGGTGGCGCGCTGCCGCTCGAGTCCGCGGCCCGCGCCGCGCAACCGCCGAAGCGCCCGCTCGTCGAGGCCTACGCGATGCCCCAGAGCTACGTCGCGGGCGAGGACGTGAAGGTGCGGCTCTCGTGCCTCGGCGATTCGTACTGGTACAAGGTCTACCGCCACGGGGCGACGAAAGAGGAAGTCGCCGGCGGGCTCGTCGAGAACCCGCAAGCGCACGACGTTCCCAAAGACGCCTCTTCCCACGGGTGCCGCTGGCCGGTCGGCCTGACCGTGCGCACCGCGGACTGGAAAACCGGGTACTACTCCGTGGCGTTCGGGAGCACGAAGGGGCCGGCGGTCGATCTCGCGAGCGCGTTCTTCGTGTTGCGCCCGAAGCGCCCGGGGCGCGACGCGGACGTCCTCATTCAGCTCGCGACCAACACCTACAACGCGTACACGAACTGGAACGGCTACAGCCTCTACGCCTACCACGGCAAGCACAAGGTCCAGGGCCGGCGCGTGTCGTTCGATCGCCCCCAGCACTCTCAGTTCCCGCAATGGGAAGAGCCGTTCGTGAAGTGGGCCGAGAGAGCCGGGTACGCGCTCGACTACTGCACGAACCTCGACCTGGAGTTCCACCCCGAGCTGCTCAAGAAGTACAAACTCGTACTCAGCGTGGGGCACGACGAATACTGGTCCGCGCCGATGCGCGACACCCTGGAGGCGTACATCGGCGCCGGCGGGAACGTCGCGTTCTTCAGTGGGAACACGTGCTGTTGGCAGGTACGAACCGAGGAAGAGGGGCGCGCGCTCGCGTGCTGGAAGCAGTCCTTCGGCGACGACCCCGTCTACAAATCGGGCGACCACAAGGCGCTCACGTCGCTCTGGAGCCACTATCTCGTCAATCGCCCGGAGAACCAGCTCACGGGCGTCGGATTTCTTTGGGGCGGGTACCACCGCAGCCACGGGCAGTTCATGGACGGCAGCGGTGCGTTCACCGCCCACCGGCCCGACCACTGGCTCTTCGCGGGCACCACTCTCAAGAAGGGCGACACGTTCGGCGCGAAGCTACCCGAGTACAAGGTCGTGGGCTACGAGTGCGACGGGTGCGAACTCGTTTGGAAGGACGGGCTGCCGTTCCCCACCTGTGCCGACGGCACGCCGAAGAACTTCGAGGTGCTCGCGACCGCGCCGGCGCGCTGGCACCCGGACGACTGCGAGTGGTACGAAAAGTGGCCGAAGGGCCGCGCGGGGAACGCGGTCATCGGCACCTACACGCGCGGCGGAACCGTCATGACCGTGGGCACCACCGACTGGAGTTCGGGTCTACGCGGGAACGATGCGAACATCGTGCGCATTACGAAGAACGTGCTGGACAAGCTGGGGAAATGA
- a CDS encoding methyl-accepting chemotaxis protein, whose translation MNWFRNQTVMTKLLLGFALVCAIVAGSGVLGYRGLSNSRESMRVLYEDYTVAGTDLAKASVNLARFRNSMIMAANAKDAQTVDRIVDSQKTIREQVTTGLDAYAATDLRVSRGGRDERKDLDKVRAAVKDYFDAAARSMQAIQDLQRAPEGPDRDATRKNVTELMTQAGPKFDAATVTIDELVKTVTAVAKDVNEDGSATASAAQQTLVGGTLATVVLSMLIGVTIGHSITRPLGRTVAVLEGVTKGDLSQRADADSQDEIGRMGAALNVAIGSLVAAKEAERVQVENDRQRAAREAAVERERTEREAAATRAQAELERAQAAELQEKMETVVTTVSAMAAGDFTQQVPDMGTDAIGHMASALNKAIVSVRTALEGVREVSVQLADASSQLSAASDEISTGAQEQASSLEETASTLEEITATVKQNSDSAQQARQLASSSKEVAEKGGAVVGNAVDAMGEINHSSKKIADIITTIDEIAFQTNLLALNAAVEAARAGEQGRGFAVVASEVRNLAQRSATAAKEIKSLIEDSVKKVDAGTDLVNRSGATLGEIVTSVKRVTDIITEIAAASKEQSTGIDQVNKAVSQMDTVTQRNASQTEEMSATAQTLTDQADQLRDLVARFKLSDDGRVAPRPAHKAARSKAPATKPRPAVAKALKNGHSKTHELDRLGGNDGFTEF comes from the coding sequence ATGAACTGGTTTCGCAATCAGACGGTGATGACCAAGTTGCTCCTCGGGTTCGCCCTCGTGTGCGCGATCGTTGCGGGGAGCGGCGTGCTCGGGTACCGCGGGCTGTCGAACTCCCGGGAGAGCATGCGCGTCCTGTACGAGGACTACACGGTCGCGGGCACCGACCTGGCCAAGGCGTCCGTCAACCTGGCCCGGTTCCGGAACAGCATGATTATGGCCGCGAACGCGAAAGACGCCCAAACCGTTGATCGGATCGTGGACTCACAGAAGACCATTCGCGAACAGGTCACGACCGGTCTGGACGCATACGCGGCGACCGATCTGCGCGTGTCCCGGGGCGGGCGCGACGAGCGCAAGGACCTGGACAAGGTCCGGGCGGCCGTGAAGGACTATTTCGACGCCGCCGCCCGCAGCATGCAGGCCATTCAAGATCTGCAGCGCGCGCCCGAGGGCCCGGACCGGGACGCGACGCGAAAGAACGTGACGGAGCTGATGACCCAGGCCGGCCCCAAGTTCGATGCCGCCACGGTCACGATCGACGAACTCGTCAAGACCGTCACCGCGGTGGCCAAGGACGTCAACGAGGACGGGAGCGCGACCGCGTCCGCGGCCCAGCAGACGCTCGTCGGCGGGACGCTCGCAACGGTGGTTCTGAGCATGTTGATCGGGGTGACCATCGGTCACTCGATCACCCGCCCGCTCGGGCGCACCGTCGCGGTCCTCGAGGGCGTTACCAAGGGGGACCTGAGCCAGCGGGCCGACGCGGATTCCCAGGACGAAATCGGGCGCATGGGCGCGGCCCTGAACGTGGCCATCGGCTCGCTCGTGGCCGCCAAGGAAGCCGAGCGGGTTCAGGTCGAAAACGACCGGCAGCGCGCCGCGCGCGAGGCCGCGGTCGAGCGGGAGCGCACCGAGCGCGAGGCCGCGGCCACGCGCGCCCAGGCCGAACTGGAGCGCGCCCAGGCCGCCGAGCTCCAAGAGAAGATGGAAACCGTCGTCACCACGGTCAGCGCGATGGCCGCGGGGGACTTCACCCAGCAGGTGCCCGACATGGGCACCGACGCGATCGGGCACATGGCGTCCGCCCTGAATAAAGCGATCGTCTCGGTTCGGACCGCTCTGGAGGGCGTGCGCGAAGTGTCCGTGCAACTCGCCGATGCCTCGAGCCAACTGTCCGCGGCCAGCGACGAGATTTCGACGGGCGCTCAGGAGCAGGCCTCGAGTCTCGAAGAAACGGCCAGTACGCTCGAAGAGATCACGGCGACGGTCAAGCAGAACTCGGACAGCGCACAACAGGCGCGCCAACTCGCCAGCAGCTCGAAGGAAGTGGCCGAGAAGGGCGGGGCCGTGGTGGGCAACGCGGTCGACGCGATGGGCGAGATCAACCACTCGTCCAAGAAGATCGCGGACATCATCACGACGATCGACGAGATCGCGTTCCAAACGAACTTGCTCGCCCTGAACGCGGCGGTGGAAGCGGCCCGTGCGGGCGAGCAGGGGCGCGGGTTCGCGGTCGTCGCCTCGGAAGTGCGCAACCTGGCCCAGCGAAGTGCGACCGCGGCGAAGGAGATCAAGTCCTTGATCGAGGACTCGGTCAAGAAGGTCGATGCCGGGACCGACCTCGTGAACCGGTCCGGGGCCACGCTCGGCGAGATCGTGACGTCGGTGAAGCGGGTAACGGACATCATCACCGAGATCGCGGCCGCCAGCAAGGAGCAGTCCACGGGCATCGATCAGGTCAACAAGGCCGTGTCCCAGATGGACACCGTCACCCAGCGCAACGCCTCACAGACCGAAGAAATGTCCGCCACCGCCCAGACCCTCACCGACCAGGCGGACCAGCTCCGCGACCTCGTCGCGCGGTTCAAACTCAGTGACGACGGGCGCGTGGCCCCGCGTCCCGCACACAAGGCCGCTCGCAGCAAGGCCCCGGCCACCAAGCCGCGGCCCGCGGTGGCCAAGGCCCTGAAGAACGGTCACTCCAAGACCCACGAACTCGACCGACTCGGCGGCAACGACGGGTTCACCGAGTTCTAA
- a CDS encoding chemotaxis protein CheW, protein MSTANTSDLAGSPDARQFLTFRLQDEEYGLEILRVQEIKGYSKITPLPNTPREVKGVMNLRGTVVPVLDLRARFGLRETEYTPFTVIIVVTVGTKIVGLVVDAVSDVLNVDPKEVVPTPDLGAGVDTSFLTGIARSGERLVSLLNIDRLVGSTGSALTV, encoded by the coding sequence ATGAGCACAGCGAACACGAGCGACCTGGCCGGCTCCCCCGACGCGCGCCAGTTTCTGACGTTCCGGTTGCAGGACGAGGAGTACGGCCTCGAGATCCTGCGGGTCCAGGAGATCAAAGGGTACTCGAAGATCACCCCGCTCCCCAACACGCCGCGGGAAGTGAAGGGCGTCATGAACCTGCGCGGGACCGTGGTCCCGGTGCTGGACCTGCGCGCCCGGTTCGGGCTGCGCGAGACCGAATACACGCCGTTCACCGTCATCATCGTGGTCACCGTGGGCACCAAGATCGTCGGGTTGGTCGTGGACGCGGTCTCCGACGTGCTCAACGTGGACCCCAAAGAAGTGGTGCCGACCCCGGACCTGGGTGCGGGCGTGGACACCTCGTTTCTCACCGGCATTGCGCGCTCCGGCGAGCGCCTCGTGTCACTGCTCAACATCGACCGGCTCGTCGGTAGCACCGGATCGGCGCTCACCGTGTAG
- a CDS encoding gamma-glutamylcyclotransferase family protein, which translates to MNAAKTVLFVYGTLKRGERNHHRLAAQEFIAEVATAPRYRVVDLGPYPGLIRDAVNGLAVHGELFAVGARCLAELDEFEDVPNLFVREHIEVAGHETAWAYYMNTPPPEGARTGARWPLAGA; encoded by the coding sequence GTGAACGCGGCAAAAACCGTTCTCTTCGTGTACGGCACGCTGAAGCGCGGCGAGCGGAACCACCACCGGCTCGCGGCCCAGGAGTTCATCGCGGAAGTGGCGACCGCGCCGCGGTACCGGGTCGTCGATCTCGGACCGTACCCCGGGCTGATTCGCGACGCGGTCAACGGTCTCGCGGTCCACGGGGAACTGTTCGCGGTCGGCGCGCGGTGCCTCGCGGAGCTGGACGAGTTCGAGGACGTGCCGAACTTGTTCGTGCGCGAGCACATTGAGGTCGCCGGCCACGAAACCGCGTGGGCGTATTACATGAACACCCCACCACCCGAAGGCGCACGCACCGGCGCCCGCTGGCCACTCGCGGGCGCGTGA
- a CDS encoding DUF255 domain-containing protein: protein MRSRLFAFLLCAAGALVFSASEAPAQPKEKPKDKEKGKPNKLAKESSPYLLQHAHNPVEWYPWGPEAFERAKKEKKLIFLSIGYSACHWCHVMERESFSNAEIAKLLNANFVCIKVDREERPDVDEIYMTALQATDQQGGWPLSMFLTPEGKPIFGATYFPPEDKKVGEDTIPGFKTVLGKVIEFDKDRADLEAQADRIAKRTIEMLDANSRAIALVPIKRELVTGGVDAFDIDPEHGGTGNKKRDYRGTKFPRPPVWGFLLAQSKKPGNERLAKLTGNTLAKVLEGGIYDHLGGGFHRYSTERTWTVPHFEKMLYDNGQLVELYSEAHALDPRPEYKRAVAETLGFIRREMTAPEKGFYSAIDADSNEKEGEFYVWTADEIKKVLGTEADTALFKAVYGVTSPNFEEKFHILRLPKALAEIAKEQKLTEAELLAKLEPLKKKLFDVRAKRERPFLDTKVIAAWNGQMIAGYARAGEVFKDKAYTQAAADAADFVLSKMRGKDGRLFRIFAAPPGEKPTAKGAAFIDDYAYLIHGLLNLHDATGDKKWLDAAKELTDLAVKHYGDSIGGGFFFTATDSEKLFARSKDSYDGVQPSGNSQMARNLLRLGAKLKDDSYRDRGIRTVKSFSLALSTNPTSMPLMLRTLDELLDAAGEPDKPAPKDAPKPKKPKESADVVTSKLTLDAPKDGKRTFTLALTVEAPWHLYANPVGSEMQIESQTEVIVYVGGKKVEAKVEYPKGKELTDSTGSKYSVYEGTATIRGTFPASEGEVEVRVKLSACKEGLCLPPSELKLK, encoded by the coding sequence ATGCGATCCCGCCTGTTCGCCTTTCTGTTGTGCGCCGCGGGCGCTCTCGTTTTCTCCGCCTCGGAAGCCCCCGCACAACCCAAAGAGAAACCGAAGGATAAGGAAAAGGGCAAGCCGAACAAGCTCGCGAAGGAGAGCAGCCCGTACCTGCTCCAGCACGCGCACAACCCGGTCGAGTGGTACCCGTGGGGGCCGGAGGCGTTCGAGCGCGCGAAGAAAGAAAAGAAGCTGATCTTCCTCTCGATCGGCTACAGCGCGTGCCACTGGTGCCACGTGATGGAGCGCGAATCGTTCTCCAATGCCGAAATCGCGAAGCTGCTCAACGCGAACTTCGTGTGCATCAAAGTGGACCGCGAGGAGCGCCCGGACGTCGACGAGATCTACATGACTGCCCTGCAAGCCACGGACCAGCAGGGCGGGTGGCCGCTCAGCATGTTCCTCACGCCCGAAGGCAAGCCGATCTTCGGCGCGACCTATTTCCCGCCCGAAGACAAGAAGGTCGGTGAGGACACGATCCCCGGGTTCAAGACGGTACTCGGCAAGGTCATCGAGTTCGATAAGGACCGCGCCGACCTGGAGGCCCAGGCGGACCGCATCGCGAAGCGCACGATCGAAATGCTCGACGCGAACAGCCGCGCGATCGCACTCGTGCCGATCAAACGCGAACTGGTGACCGGCGGGGTGGATGCGTTCGACATCGACCCGGAGCACGGCGGCACCGGGAACAAGAAGCGCGACTACCGCGGTACGAAGTTCCCGCGCCCGCCCGTGTGGGGGTTCCTGCTCGCCCAGAGCAAGAAGCCCGGAAACGAGCGGCTCGCGAAGCTGACCGGTAACACGCTCGCGAAGGTGCTCGAGGGCGGCATCTACGATCACCTCGGCGGCGGGTTCCACCGCTACAGCACCGAGCGCACGTGGACCGTGCCGCACTTCGAGAAGATGCTGTACGACAACGGGCAGTTGGTCGAACTGTACAGCGAGGCCCACGCGCTCGACCCGCGCCCGGAGTACAAGCGCGCGGTGGCCGAGACGCTCGGGTTCATCCGGCGCGAAATGACGGCACCGGAGAAGGGCTTTTACTCCGCGATTGATGCGGACAGCAACGAGAAAGAGGGCGAGTTCTACGTCTGGACCGCGGACGAGATCAAGAAGGTGCTCGGTACCGAGGCCGATACCGCGTTGTTCAAGGCCGTGTACGGTGTCACGAGCCCGAACTTCGAGGAGAAGTTTCACATCTTGCGGTTGCCGAAGGCGCTCGCCGAGATCGCGAAAGAACAGAAACTGACAGAGGCGGAGCTACTCGCCAAACTCGAACCGCTGAAGAAGAAGTTGTTCGATGTGCGGGCGAAGCGCGAACGGCCGTTCCTCGATACGAAGGTCATCGCGGCCTGGAACGGGCAGATGATTGCCGGGTACGCGAGGGCCGGAGAGGTCTTCAAAGACAAGGCGTACACGCAAGCGGCGGCGGACGCGGCGGATTTCGTTCTCTCCAAGATGCGCGGTAAGGACGGGCGCCTGTTCCGCATCTTCGCCGCCCCGCCGGGCGAGAAGCCGACCGCGAAGGGCGCGGCGTTCATTGATGACTACGCCTATCTGATTCACGGCTTGCTGAACCTGCACGACGCGACCGGCGACAAGAAGTGGCTCGACGCCGCGAAGGAACTCACCGACCTCGCGGTGAAGCACTACGGCGATTCGATTGGCGGCGGGTTCTTCTTCACTGCGACCGACAGCGAGAAGCTCTTCGCGCGGTCGAAGGACAGTTACGACGGCGTGCAGCCGTCGGGCAACTCGCAGATGGCCCGCAACCTCCTCCGGCTCGGCGCGAAGCTGAAGGACGACAGCTACCGCGATCGCGGGATTCGCACGGTCAAGTCGTTCTCGCTGGCGCTGAGCACCAACCCCACGAGCATGCCACTCATGCTCCGCACGCTCGACGAGTTGCTCGACGCGGCGGGCGAACCCGATAAGCCCGCACCGAAGGACGCCCCGAAACCGAAGAAGCCGAAGGAGTCGGCCGACGTCGTGACATCCAAGCTCACGCTCGACGCGCCGAAAGACGGGAAGCGAACGTTCACGCTCGCGCTAACCGTCGAGGCGCCGTGGCACCTGTACGCCAACCCGGTCGGCTCGGAGATGCAGATCGAATCTCAGACCGAAGTGATCGTGTACGTTGGTGGAAAGAAGGTCGAGGCCAAAGTGGAGTACCCGAAGGGAAAGGAACTCACCGATTCGACCGGCTCGAAATACTCCGTGTACGAGGGCACGGCGACGATTCGGGGAACGTTCCCCGCAAGTGAGGGGGAGGTCGAGGTTCGGGTGAAATTGAGCGCGTGTAAGGAAGGGCTTTGCCTTCCTCCCAGCGAACTGAAACTGAAATGA
- a CDS encoding DUF1559 family PulG-like putative transporter — translation MSTSRRAGFTLIELLVVIAIIAVLIGLLLPAVQKVREAAARMKCTNNLKQIGLAFHNIHTTEERFPPGALDNGAMWSAWLMPYLEQTAIYNAIWVVPESGHNDDGLVGPSGSNGNWAVGGGSGAALANASITGASINERNIAACELLIPGLRCPSSTIPEHSFSPSYENWFVAKRTPISYAVCGSGTRTQLYVHTDVQNLDGAFQSIRRTTWGGRLRMRDFTDGLSNTVFVGEEEYALKASYTDAELDLQGAARRKALWQFGSDSIDCDYGFNEAFGSTGVKLNYPKKTISDPTADLEAYIASFGSRHTGGANFMLGDGSVRFIRDGIDPVTYSGLGTRAGGEVLGDY, via the coding sequence ATGTCAACATCGCGTCGCGCCGGTTTCACGCTGATTGAACTGTTGGTTGTGATCGCGATTATCGCGGTCCTGATCGGGCTCTTGCTCCCGGCCGTGCAAAAGGTCCGCGAGGCCGCGGCCCGCATGAAGTGTACGAACAACCTGAAGCAGATCGGACTGGCCTTCCACAACATCCACACGACCGAAGAGCGGTTCCCGCCCGGCGCGCTGGACAACGGCGCGATGTGGTCGGCGTGGCTCATGCCGTACCTCGAACAGACGGCCATCTACAACGCGATCTGGGTGGTCCCCGAGAGCGGCCACAACGACGACGGGCTCGTCGGGCCGTCGGGCTCGAACGGGAACTGGGCCGTCGGCGGCGGGTCCGGCGCGGCGCTCGCGAACGCCTCGATCACCGGCGCGAGCATCAACGAGCGCAACATCGCGGCGTGCGAGCTGCTGATCCCCGGGCTCCGGTGCCCGTCGTCCACGATCCCCGAGCACTCGTTCAGCCCGAGCTACGAGAACTGGTTCGTCGCCAAGCGGACGCCGATCAGTTACGCAGTGTGCGGGTCCGGCACGCGGACGCAGCTCTACGTCCACACCGACGTTCAGAACCTCGACGGCGCGTTCCAGAGCATCCGCCGGACGACCTGGGGCGGGCGCCTGCGGATGCGGGACTTCACCGACGGCCTCTCGAACACGGTCTTCGTGGGCGAAGAGGAGTACGCACTCAAGGCCTCGTACACCGACGCGGAACTGGACCTCCAGGGCGCCGCGCGCCGCAAGGCGCTCTGGCAGTTCGGCTCCGACAGCATCGACTGCGACTACGGGTTCAACGAGGCGTTCGGCTCGACCGGCGTGAAGCTCAACTACCCGAAGAAAACCATCTCGGACCCGACCGCCGACCTGGAAGCCTACATCGCCAGCTTCGGGAGCCGCCACACCGGTGGGGCCAACTTCATGCTGGGCGACGGGTCCGTCCGCTTCATCCGCGACGGCATCGACCCGGTCACGTACAGCGGGCTCGGTACTCGCGCCGGCGGGGAAGTTCTCGGCGACTACTAG